One Streptomyces sp. NBC_01217 genomic region harbors:
- a CDS encoding Rossmann-like and DUF2520 domain-containing protein codes for MNATVPKEPLDARDRPARLTVGVVGAGRVGPALAASLQLAGHRPVAVSGVSDASVRRAAALLPDVPLVPPAEVLARAELVLLTVPDDALPGLVEGLAETGAVRPGQLIVHTSGRYGTRVLDPALRAGALPLALHPAMTFTGTSVDVQRLAGCSFGVTAPEELRLAAEALVIEMGGEPEWIAEESRPLYHAALALGANHLVTLVAQSMELLRTAGVTAPDRMLGPLLGAALDNALRSGDAALTGPVARGDAGTVAAHIGELRRHAPQTVAGYVAMARATADRALAHGMLKPELAEDLLDVLADGTGTQEPR; via the coding sequence AGGAGCCCCTCGATGCGAGGGACCGTCCCGCCCGCCTCACGGTCGGCGTCGTGGGCGCGGGCCGCGTCGGCCCCGCTCTCGCCGCGTCCCTGCAGCTCGCAGGGCACCGGCCCGTCGCCGTGTCGGGCGTCTCCGACGCGTCCGTGCGCAGGGCGGCCGCCCTGCTCCCCGACGTACCGCTGGTGCCGCCCGCCGAGGTCCTCGCGCGCGCAGAGCTGGTGCTGCTGACCGTGCCCGACGACGCCCTGCCCGGCCTGGTCGAGGGCCTCGCCGAGACCGGTGCGGTGCGGCCGGGACAGCTGATCGTTCACACGTCGGGGCGGTACGGGACGAGGGTGCTGGACCCGGCGCTGCGGGCAGGCGCGCTCCCGCTCGCCCTGCACCCGGCGATGACGTTCACCGGCACCTCCGTCGACGTCCAGCGGCTGGCCGGCTGTTCGTTCGGCGTGACCGCCCCCGAGGAGCTGCGGCTCGCCGCGGAGGCGCTGGTCATCGAGATGGGCGGCGAGCCCGAATGGATCGCGGAGGAGTCCCGCCCGCTCTACCACGCGGCGCTCGCCCTCGGCGCGAACCACCTGGTCACCCTGGTCGCCCAGTCGATGGAGCTGTTGCGCACGGCCGGGGTCACCGCCCCCGACCGGATGCTCGGCCCCCTCCTCGGCGCCGCGCTCGACAACGCCCTGCGCTCCGGCGACGCCGCCCTGACAGGCCCCGTGGCCCGCGGCGACGCGGGCACGGTCGCCGCGCACATCGGCGAGCTGCGCAGACACGCTCCGCAGACGGTCGCCGGCTATGTCGCGATGGCCCGCGCCACCGCCGATCGCGCACTCGCCCACGGCATGCTCAAGCCGGAGCTGGCCGAGGACCTGCTCGACGTCCTGGCCGACGGCACCGGAACCCAGGAGCCCCGATGA
- the panC gene encoding pantoate--beta-alanine ligase — MTNRTGTPSTAHTPGTAPSAAAPHTPGTPRPGAPGAPLLRTSAELAAFAPFKGPRAVVMTMGALHEGHATLIRTARAAAGPDGQVVVTVFVNPLQFGEAADLERYPRTLEADLAVAGAAGADAVFAPSVDEVYPGGEPQVRISAGPMGERLEGAFRPGHFDGMLTVVAKMLHLTRPDTAFFGQKDAQQLALIRRMVRDLNFPVEIVGVETVREPDGLALSSRNRFLDAEERHTALALSRALFAARDRLAAQQALHARAQTTAATTGRAAALTALGETRAAADTQAVALARPVDGPVAVRAAAQLILDDAAAEQPPLALDYLALVDPADFTEIPDDRTTGDAILAIAAKVGKTRLIDNIPLTFGATT, encoded by the coding sequence ATGACCAACAGGACCGGCACGCCCAGCACCGCCCACACGCCCGGTACGGCCCCTTCCGCCGCCGCGCCCCACACGCCGGGCACGCCCCGCCCCGGCGCCCCCGGCGCCCCCCTTCTCCGTACGAGCGCCGAACTCGCCGCGTTCGCCCCCTTCAAGGGGCCGCGGGCCGTCGTCATGACCATGGGCGCCCTGCACGAGGGCCATGCCACCCTGATCCGTACCGCACGCGCGGCCGCGGGCCCGGACGGACAGGTCGTCGTCACCGTCTTCGTCAACCCGCTGCAGTTCGGCGAGGCGGCGGACCTGGAGCGCTACCCCCGCACCCTCGAAGCCGATCTCGCCGTGGCGGGCGCCGCCGGGGCGGACGCGGTCTTCGCGCCCTCCGTCGACGAGGTCTACCCCGGCGGCGAACCGCAGGTCAGGATCTCGGCCGGCCCGATGGGCGAGCGGCTCGAAGGGGCCTTTCGCCCCGGGCACTTCGACGGGATGCTCACCGTCGTCGCCAAGATGCTGCACCTCACCCGCCCCGACACCGCGTTCTTCGGGCAGAAGGACGCCCAGCAACTGGCGCTGATCCGCCGCATGGTGCGCGATCTGAACTTCCCCGTGGAGATCGTCGGCGTGGAGACGGTCCGCGAACCGGACGGCCTCGCGCTCTCCAGCCGCAACCGCTTCCTGGACGCGGAGGAACGGCACACCGCCCTCGCCCTGTCCCGGGCCCTGTTCGCGGCGCGCGACCGGCTCGCCGCCCAGCAGGCGCTGCACGCCCGCGCGCAGACCACCGCGGCGACCACCGGCAGGGCCGCCGCGCTCACCGCGCTCGGCGAGACCCGCGCGGCCGCCGACACCCAGGCGGTGGCGCTGGCCCGCCCCGTCGACGGACCCGTGGCCGTGCGCGCCGCCGCGCAGCTGATCCTGGACGACGCGGCCGCCGAGCAGCCGCCGCTCGCCCTGGACTACCTGGCGCTCGTCGACCCGGCCGACTTCACCGAGATCCCCGACGACCGCACCACCGGTGACGCGATCCTCGCC